aatgttttgtgatatttataataattatctataactataaccattgatattattttttggttttccgTTCTGTACAAGTGCAAGACGCAATTgccaattactattattttactttgaaattttgaatttttttccttcgaaaaattaattaaaaatgaataaagaaaaaagaGAAAGGCAAGCGAATTTCACATTGTCGGAAGAAAAGTTATTGGTggaacttattttaaaatatggtttggAAATACGAAATCTGTATATGAATTCATCAtctcctaaaatattataatagtttggcCTATCTTTATATTGCTGTGGTCTTCTACGGCcaacattattaacatcatcAATAAAtccaatcaaattatttaaattattcattttaagttaaatattttattgtcaaaaaaataaaaagaacacaGCGTCACAGCACAGTTGTAGAAAATACAGCAGAAAATGAGTTGCAGAATAGAtctaactgataaaaaaaaaacagcacaACAAATTCGCAAAGTacctgtaaaaatataaatatccaatGCGTATACTCTATGGATTCTTCCCGCTAGCTACTTTAACGGGCAGTAAAGCTTTCCGCTTATAAAGTGACCGCTATCTCGTAGTTAGCGGTAACATTTTACGTAACGGTACATTGTAATAATGGAATATTAAAAAGCAGCCGCTAAATGTGTCCGCTACGTTAGCGCACACCTTAGCAGGACATTGTAATAACGGCCCTAAATTgtttaggtaaaatatttttaacattaaattactaACCCTCTAGCTACTAGAAGTAGAAATTCTCTATTCTCTGGACGATCGATGCTGTGCAATTCACCATCATTGATAGTGAATCCTTCTTTCCATACCTTTAAAACAACTTCTTCTTGATTAGATGAACGTTTTGTAGTAGCATTAGGAGATGGAATGactaaaatcaaaatacttaaatataaaacactAATTTATAAGTAGTACAACTTAATTGTATTCAACAGACCTTCAGTGTCATTTTCAGTTTGGCCTAATTTATAACCTGTACCAAAGAAATTTGATGCACCACTGTCGTGTGTAGAGCTACTACTGCCACTGGGTGCCGAAGTACTAGCATACCTAAAtagatttagtatttatatagttaatttcAATATGCACTAAAATCTCAAACTCAAGAACAATTGTTTTACTTCTGTGCCGTTTGAAACATATCAGTGATAACATCAGCATTGTTGCGTGGAGGCCCAATTACTTGTTGACCACTTGTGATTGATCCCCCAGCATAGAACCTCTGACCTTCTTCATCATCACTGTCTTTATCTTCAGATTCAGCATTCTTCAAACTACTGAAAGTCATTATTCTAAAACcaaataaagatatttattgTAAGAATAGAAGTTTATCAACAGTATTCCAAATTTAgtaatggataataataatatgtctaccAATAGATTCAGAagaatcaaatttaattacCTAGATTGTGGTTGCCATTTTTTCGGTTTTGCTACTGGTTTATAACTTGATATGCTCGCTATTGGCACATCCCTATTCGAAGCAGCTGGAGGTCTCGATGAGGACTGTCCAGCATTACCGCTCGGAGGTTCGTCGTCAGTACCTTCGTCATAGAAGCTGGCCAATGCAGcctaaaaatacacaataaaataattaatattatgaacaacaaCACGAAgtacaacttttattattttctctttACATCCATACTCCAGGCGGCCgattctaaataaaattttgcTCTTtccaaatctacattagttatGCCAGCAAATTCGTTGACCTTGTTGCTTTGCTCTGACTCGCTCATTGTGTTATTAGACTTAGGCAGttacaaaaatatactataaaggaAATCGTGCGGCGGTACaactgaaatacaattttaatatttacatgtattatatttattaacaaaagtcAATAATCCAAACTTAGTTTGATTATCTCATACCCACAAAAAGCGcttgtaatcaattttttttttgtttttcaatttaaaacctTGATGTAACCTAAAATATTTGATCAGTGTAGCCAGAAAAATAGAAACACAACTACCTTTTGCTCcacattttttattccaaatcaACTTattctattgatattattttccaaattgtACCCTTGTTCCTATATTTACATTCGTTATTTTGTTCCAATACAATATGTTAATTGTTGAAATAAATTTGTTCCAATGGTGAATGgatattttttccataaaataattcatCCGATTATATAGTTTCGGTTTCACActttcacatattatacatttgttccAATGAACGTTAGTCTATAACTTAATTGTTTCTTGGgatcacgatgtagagaagatatgAGTagatcttctctacatcgtgctcgggatttatttttacaaaatatttggaatttgGAACAAATGTTCATTAACATATAATGCGATTTGCgtatttgtactattatattatattgtacttcgATCTTATGATCCGTTgcaatttaagaataaaataaataaataaaataaaataatgtcttGTAGTAAAGATAAGATAAATGAGCGGAAAAACATTTGAactgcattttttatttatgcataaCCCTTACACTTTCAACTTATAACTCATATAGGTTAAGATATTAAGGTATAACTGTTTAACGTATTAAGatgttatattatgcttatagcTGTATGTAGTGGTATTAAAGTTTAACCGTCGCATCAGGATT
This portion of the Acyrthosiphon pisum isolate AL4f chromosome A1, pea_aphid_22Mar2018_4r6ur, whole genome shotgun sequence genome encodes:
- the LOC100167674 gene encoding NSFL1 cofactor p47, translated to MSESEQSNKVNEFAGITNVDLERAKFYLESAAWSMDAALASFYDEGTDDEPPSGNAGQSSSRPPAASNRDVPIASISSYKPVAKPKKWQPQSRIMTFSSLKNAESEDKDSDDEEGQRFYAGGSITSGQQVIGPPRNNADVITDMFQTAQKYASTSAPSGSSSSTHDSGASNFFGTGYKLGQTENDTEVIPSPNATTKRSSNQEEVVLKVWKEGFTINDGELHSIDRPENREFLLLVARGEEIPPLLLKEANVSSEDELHVSVEDHRYEEYVPSKPKKKIFGGSGNLLGSPAPDVVGIEVPKEVTSDSGVANEVNARAVVPLTPDAPTTPLQIRLVDGTRIVATFNHSHTIGDIRRYIIAARASFASTPFKLQSSYPPKTLDNNDQTLSEAGLLNTVIFQRIG